Genomic window (Rathayibacter sp. VKM Ac-2760):
GACCTCGACGTGGGTGACGCCCTCGCCGATCGCGCTGACCCGGCCCGCGGCCTCGTGGCCGAGCAGGAACGGGAAGTCGTCGCTGATCCCGCCCTCGCGGTAGTGGTAGTCGGTGTGGCAGACACCGCAGGTCTCGATGTCGACGACGGCCTCGCCGGGCCCGGGATCGGGGACGACGATGTCGACGAGCTCGACGGGAGCCCCCTTCGACCGGGCGATGACGCCGCTCACAGTGGTGGGCATGGGGGCTCCTTCGGGCGGGGGCGGGTGGTGCGGGGAACCGTTCCACAGTACCGAGCGGCGCCTGCGCAGGGGCCGTCGTCGGGGCGCGGGCGGACGCGCGGACCCGCTACCGGCATCCCCTCTCCGAAAGTCGTCGTACTCGACCGCCGAGTACGACAACTCCTGCGCAGTGGATCGCGCAGATATCATTAGTAATCAATGTAAGGGTTGACGAGGCCGCGCTGAGGGCTCAGGGTGTCCCTGCGGGCGCTCACCGACGAGGGTCCGCGGAGAGGACCACCATGGCTCGACGACGAGTCCGCACCCGCCGCATCCTCCTGGCCGCCGCCCTCGGGGCCGCCCTGCTCGCTCCACTGGTCGCCCCGTCGCCGGACGCGGCGCAGGCGTTCCCGGCGAAGTCGAAGACCGCCGTCCTGCAGTACCTGCAGTCGATCACCGGGACGAGCATCGTCTCGGGCCAGCACAACAAGGAGCCGGCGAGCGCCCCCGCGCAGTACACGCAGCAGGTGAAGGACATCACCGGGCAGTACCCGGGCCTCTGGGGCGGCGACCTGTTCTTCACCGCCGCCGACGCCGCGAACCGGCAGCGCGTCGTCGACCAGGCGAAGACGGAGTGGGCCAACGGCTCGCTCGTCACCCTCGCCTGGCACGCCTGCCCGCCGACCGGGCCGAGCACCTGCGCGTTCGACGGCGGCGTGAAGAGCAGCATCACGGATGCGCAGTTCCAGCAGATCGTCACCGGCGGCACGGCGCTCAACACCACCTGGAAGCAGCGGATGGCCGAGGTCGTGCCGTACCTCCGGCAGCTGAAGGACGCGGGCGTGCCCGTGCTGTTCCGGCCGTTCCACGAGATGAACGAGACCTGGAACTGGTGGGGCGGCCGCCCCGGAGCGAACGGCGGCGCGAAGATCTACCAGCAGATGCGCGACTACTTCGACGCCCAGGGCCTGACCAACCTGATCTGGGTCTGGAACGTGCAGGACAACCCCGCGGGCGGCTGGGCGGGCTACTACCCGGGTGCGAACTACGCCGACGTCGTCTCGTTGGACGTCTGGTACAAGGGCTTCCCGAGCTCCGGCGACTACCAGCAGCTGCAGTCGATCGCCGGCTCGAAGCCGATCGCGATCGCCGAGATGGGGAAGGTGCCGGACGCGTCGCTGCTGCAGAGCCAGACCCGCTGGTCGTACTTCATGATCTGGTCGGAGCAGCTGCGCGGCAGCAACACGAACGCCGCCATCCAGAGCGCGTACTTCCACCCCCGCGTCCTCAACCAGGGCGAGCTGACGCTCCCCTGACCCGCGGGCGCATCGATCCGTCACGAACGGCTGCCTCCTGCGCGGAGAGGGAGCCGTTCGTGACGGATCGCCGGCGTCCGGGCCGGGAGTAGGGTCCTGCGCATGAGTGCTGCGGACGAGAGCGGGCCGTTCTTCCACGGGACGAAGGCGGACCTGCCGGTCGGTGACCTGCTGGTGGCGGGGCGGCGCTCGAACTACCGGCCCGAGATCGTGATGAACCACGTGTACTTCACGGCGCTGCCGGACGGGGCGGGGCTCGCGGCCGAGCTCGCGCCCGGGGAGGCGGAGCCGCGGGTCTACGAGGTGGAGCCGACCGGGCCGTTCGAGGACGACCCGAACGTGACGGACAAGAAGTTCCCGGGGAACCCGACGCGCTCGTACCGGAGCGTCGAGGCGCTCCGCGTCGTCCGCGAGGTGCACGACTGGACGCGGCTGAGTCCGGAGGCGCTGCGGGCGTGGCGCACGCGCCTCGCCGAGCTCCGCGACGACCCGCGCGGCGAGATCCTGAACTGAGCGGCGAGTGCTCCGCGGTCGCCAGGAACCGCGGCGCGGGCCGACCGATCGGGCGGGCATTCATGCTGGTCGAGTAGCCGGCCGGAGGCCGGCGTATCGAGACCCACCCCCGTCAGCACGCGGGGTGTGCAGACCGTCCTTCTGACGACGGTGGATCTCGATACGCCCGCTCCGCGGGCTACTCGATCAGCAAGGGAGGGGGGCGGCGGGCTCGGACGACGCCAGGCCCGGCAGGTGCACCAGGGCGGCCGCGCCGATCAGCGGGCCGCTGCCGCCGAGGCCGGAGGGGCGGATCGCGAGGCCGCGGGCGTAGTCGAAGACCGCGCGCTCGCAGGCCGCCTCGCGGACGAGGTCGAGGTACGAGGCCGTCACTCCCGAGAAGCCGCCGCCGACGGCGAAGTCGCGGACGTCGAGCAGCGTCGCAACGTCGGCGATCGCCGTGCCGACGGCCGCGGCCGAGCGCGCCACCGCGGCGAGCGCCACCGGGTCGCCGGCCGCGGCCGCCCGCGCCAGGTCCTCGCCGGTCGTGCCCGCGAAGCCGCGGCGCCGCGCCCAGGCGACGCTGCTCGGTCCGGAGGCGATGCTCTCCAGCGTCCCGTCGCTCCTCTCCTCCGGGTCCGCGTCGCCGACGTGGATCTGCCCGATGTGCCCGGCGTTGCCGGAGCGCCCCGCGACCGCGCGGCCGTCGAGCACGACACCGCCGCCGACCCCCGTCGAGACCACCAGGCTCACCGAGGAGTCGGCGCCGCGGTTGGCGCCGACCCAGTGCTCGGCGAGCGCGATGCAGGTGCCGTCGAGCCGCAGGGCGACCGGCCGGCCGGGCAGCAGCCGCTCGACGACCGCGCGCAGAGCGAACCCGTGCAGCAGCGGCAGGTTCTTCGGCCGGATGCGCCCCTCGGCGAGGTCGAGCGGGCCCGCGGAGCCGATGCCCGCACCGATCACCTCGCGCCCCGATGCGGCCGCGAGAGACTCCCCGATGCACGCGGCGACCGCCGCCGCGAAGCCCGGAGGCGTCAGCGCCGGCCCGGTCGGCCGCCGGCTCCGCGACTCCGGGACGAGCGCACCGTCGGCGTGCACGAGCGCGGACTCGATCTTGGTGCCGCCGACGTCGACGGCGAGCGCGAGCTGCGACCGCACGCGTCAGCCCCAGTCGGCGACGAGCTGGTTGGCGGTGCGCAGCACGCTCGGCGAGACGAGCGCCGCGTGATCGAGCCCGGCCCCGCTCACCCGGAACGTCACCGACTCCCCCGGCAGCAGCGTGACGAGCTGGTCGTCGACGACCGCCGCCGGGTCGACCTTGTCGACGAGCAGCGTCAGGTCGCGCACGAGGTTCTCCGCCGTGACGGTCACCTCCGCCCCGCCGTCGACGGCGCGCACCGAGGTGCTCAGCCGGGGCGCCTCGAGCGCCGACACCCGGTACTCGGCGAAGAACCAGAACGCGCGCTCCCCGGCGAAGTCGGCGACGAGCAGCTCGCCCGCGACATCGTCCGCGGCTCCCACCCCGATCGGGAAGGTGACGACCGAGCGCGCGTCGAGCGACACCTCCTGCCGCTCCTCCGCGAGCACCGCGCCGTCGAAGCGCAGCCGGCGCACGACCACCTCGCCCGCCCACTCCCGGGCGCTGTCGTTCACCGCGACCACCGCGAGCCCCTCGCCCCGCGGCTGCACGGTCAGCAGCCGGTCCGCGTAGACGTGCTTGAGCGCGTAGAGCAGCGGCTTCGCCGTCCCGTCGCCGTCGACCGCCGCCCACGACGTCACCGGCCAGCAGTCGTTGAGCTGCCAGACGATCGAGCCCATGCAGCGCGGGCTCTCGGAGCGCTGGTGCTCGATCGCGAGGGTCACTGCGAGCGCCTGGTTGAGCGACATCGCCCAGTGCCAGTCCTCGGTGTCGTCGGGCAGCGGGAGGTGCGCGACCAGTCCGTCGGTCAGCTTGTCGTTGCCGTCGGTCGCCTTCTGGTGGTGGATCATCCCGGGCGACTCGGGGGTCAGCGGCGAGTCCGAGATCGAGCGCTGGATGGTCGACCACGAGGCCGGGCCCTGCCAGCCGAACTCGGCGACGAAGCGGGCGTGCACGTCGCGGTAGGCGGGGTAGTCGACCCGGTTCCACAGCTCCCAGAGGTGCACGGAGCCGTGGTCGACGTCGTTCGCGAAGATCGCGGTGTCGCCCGACCAGGGGCTGCCCGGCGTGTAGGAGCGCTCGGGGTCGAGCTCGGCGACCAGGCGCGGCAGCAGGTCGAGGTAGTAGCCGAGGCCCCAGGTGCGGCCCTGGAGGCGCTTCTCCCAGCCCCACTCCTCGTAGCCCCAGATGTTCTCGTTGTTGCCGTTCCAGAGCGCGAGGCTCGGGTGCGGCATGATCCGCGTGACGTTGTCGCGGACCTCCGCCTCGACCTCGCTCCAGAGCGGCTCCTCCTCGGCGTAGGAGGCGCAGGCGAAGAGGAAGTCCTGCCAGACGAGGATCCCGCGCTCGTCGCAGAGCTCGTAGAAGTCGTCCGACTCGAAGTAGCCGCCGCCCCAGATCCGCAGCAGGTTCATGTTCGCGAACTCGGCCTGGTCCATCCGGCGGGCCAGGCGCGCGCGGTCGACGCGGGTGACGAAGGCGTCGTCGGGGATCCAGTTGGCGCCGCGGATCCAGACCGGCTCGCCGTTGACGACGAAGCGGAACGAGGTGCCCTCCTCGTCGCGGTCCAGCTGCACGTCGACAGTGCGGAAGCCGATCCGCAGCGTCCGGCCGTCGACGACCGCGTCGCCGACGCGCGCCTCGACGTCCAGCAGCGAGAGCGGCTGCTCGCCGAAGCCGCGCGGCCACCACAGGGCCGGGTCCGCCACGGCGAGCTCGAGCGTCGCCGAGCTCTCGCCGGCCGGCACGGTGACGGAGGCGGTCACGCCGTCGACGCTCGCCGTCAGCTCCACCTCGTCCTCCGTCGTCCGCTCGAGGTCGACGTGCACAGCGACGCGACCGGTCGTGCCGTCCACCGTCACGACGGGTCGGACGGCGGCGAGGCGCGCCTCGCTCCAGGCGTGCAGCGAGACCGGCTTCCACATCCCGACCGAGGCGGCGTCGAGCCCCCAGTCCCAGCCGAAGTTGCAGGCGGCCTTCCGCAGCGCGTTGAACGGGTGCGAGTAGGTGTGCGGGCGGTAGCCGATCTCGAGGCTGGCGCGGTCGGCCTCGGCGATCGGCGAGGCGAAGCGCACGACGAGCGCGTTGTCGCCCTCCACCAGCAGACCGTCGACGGCGAAGCGGTACGTGCGGTGCTGGTTGCGCGTGCTCGCGACGACGTGGCCGTTCAGCTCGATCGTCGCGACCGTGTCCAGGCCCTCGAAGACCAGCTCGTGCCGGTCGTGCCCGTCGGGCGACCAGGCGAAGACGGACGCGTACTCCCAGTCGGTCTCGCCGATCCAGGTGACCTTCTTCTCGTTCTGGTCGAGATACGGGTCCGGGATCAAGCCCGCCGCGAGGAGGTCGGTGTGCACGAGTCCGGGGACGGTCGCCGGGACCGTCGCGCCCGCGAGCTCCGCGGGAATCGGGCCGCGGAGCGCGCGCACGCTCCAGCCGTCGTGCAGGGGGCGGAGGGTGGCCGAGAGGCGCTCGGTGCTGGTGTGGGTCACTTGGTGGCTCCTGAGGTCAGTCCGTTGTAGATGAAGCGCTGGAGGAAGAGGAAGGCGATGAGCGTCGGGACGATGACGAGGATCGTGCCGGCGGCGATGACCTCCCACTGTGCTCCGAACGGGCCCATGAAGCGGAAGAGCGAGGTCGAGATGACCCCGAGATCCTGCGAGGGCATGTAGAGGAAGGGGATGTAGAACTCGTTGTAGACCGCGATCCCCTTGATGATCACGACCGTGGCGATCGCCGGCTTCAGCAGCGGCAGCACGATCCGCCAGTAGACGGTGAAGCGGCTGGCGCCGTCGAGCATCGCCGCCTCGTCGAGCGAGACCGGGATCGACTGCATGAACTGCAGGAAGATGTAGATCGCGACGATGTCGGTGCCGGTGAAGAGCAGGATCGCCGACCAGCGGGTGTTGAAGAGGTCGAGGGCGTTGATCACCTGGAAGGTCGCGACCTGCGTCGTCACCGACGGCACGAGGGTCGCGAGCAGGAACAGCCCCGTCACGAGCCGGCGGCCGCGGAAGCGGAAGCGGTCGATCGCGTAGGCCGCCATCGTCCCGATCAGGATCGTGCCCGCCACCGACACCAGCAGGATGATGCCGGTGTTGAGGAACCCGGTGACCATCCCGCCCTGCGTGAAGGCGATCGCGAAGTTCTCGAAGTTGAACCAGTTGCTCGGCGGCACGAGCGGACCGGTGCTGCGGTACTCCGTCGACGTCTTGAACGCGAGCATGAAGATCGTCACGATCGGCACCAGCGCGAACAGGCAGGCGACGATCAGCGAGGTGTACTTGCCGATCGCGCCGAGCGTCGAGCCGCGCCGCGGGCGCCGGGAGGTGCTCGGGCTGGTGGTCACGGGCAGGCCGGTGACGGCCTGGGCGCGGGGCTGCGTGGTGGTCATTCCTGGCCCGCCTTCTCGTCGGGGAACACGCGGCGCTGCACCGCGGTGATGATCAGCACGATCGCGAGCAGGACGACGGCCATCGCCGAGGCGAGGCCGACCTTCGAGTAGCGGAACGCGGTGTCCACGGTCTGGATCACGAAGGTCTCGGACCCGTTGGCGCCGCCGGTCATGATGTACGGCATCTCGAACGCCGACAGCGCGCCCGCGATGGCGAGGATGAAGGACAGCCCGAGGATCCGCCGGATGCTCGGCACGATGATGTAGCGGAACTTGTCGAAGGACGTCGCGCCGTCGATGTCCGCGGCCTCGTACTGCTCCTCCGGCACCGACTGGATCGCGCCGAGGAACAGCACGAAGTTGAGCCCCATGTAGCGCCAGACCGAGGTCGCCGCGAGCGAGACGTTGACGACCGACGGGTCGCCGAGCCACTGCGGGGTGTCCTGCACGCCGAAGGCGCCGAGCACCGCGTCGAGGGTGCCGTCGGGCCGGAAGAAGTAGAGGAACATCAGCCCGATCGCGACGCCGTTGATCAGGTAGGGGAAGAAGATGACGCCCTTGAAGAAGTTGCGGAACCGGGTCTGGAAGCTCAGCAGCGTCGCGAAGAACAGCGCGAGCCCGAGCTGCGCGACCGCGCCGGCCAGGTAGAAGAGGCTGACGAAGAAGACCTGGAAGATCTCGGGCCGGGTGAAGATCTCGACGTAGTTCTCCAGGCCGACGAACGTCTTGTCCGGGTCGAGGCCGTCCCAGTCGGTGACGCTGTACCAGAACATGTTCGCGACCGGGATGTAGGTCAGGACGACGAGGAACGCCAGCGGCACCGCGAGGAACAGCCAGGGCGTGCTGCGGCGGCCGGTCAGCCGCTGGCGGCGGCCGGAGGGCCTGGCGCCGCGACGGCTCCCGCCGGCCCGCTTGCTCGCTCCGACCTCGAGGGGCGGAGCGTCGGTGATCGCCATGTCGATCCTTTCGGCATCCCGGGGAATGCGGTCGTGAGGGGGGTGGGGAGGGGGCGACCCGCGAGTGGCGGGTCGCCCCCAGGGAACGGCTGCTACTCCGCGACGTCCGCGCGGGCCGCGGCCCAGCGCGAGTTGAGGTCGTCGAAGAGCGACTGCTTGTCGCCGTCGCCGGCCCCGCGGGCGGCGTCGATCAGCTTCTGGCGGTAGGAGTTGCCGAAGAGGTCGATCTCGGCCTCGTTGGCGATGTCGTTGATGACGGCCTCCTTGCCGACCGGGTCCGGAGCGAGCTCCAGGTAGGTCACGCCGAGCGCGTCGAAGTCGGCGAGGGTGTCGGGCGCCGGGTCCGAGATCACCGGGCTGATCGCGCCCTGGCTCGCGGCGAAGCCGGAGTCCTCGGTGAACCAGTCGATCCAGGCCCGAGCGGTCGCCTTGTTGTCGGAGTTCTTGTTGATCGCGAGGAACTTGTCCGAGGCGGTCACCGAGGTGAACGCGCCGTCCTGCGCCCACGGCATCGGCCAGAAGCCGATGGTGTCGCGCGGCTTCCCGGCCTTCTCCGCGGCGTCCTGCATCTGCGAGACGGCCCAGGAGCCGAGGACCATCGAGCCGATCTCGCCCTGGGCGAGGAGGTCCTTCGACTCCTCCCAGTTCGTGGTGGTCGGGTCGTCCTCGCTGAGGCCGGCGGCGACCGTGTCGTAGAGCAGACCGTCGATGTTGTACTGGTCGTTGCCCTCGGTCCAGGGTGCGTCGTCGGCGATCATCTCGGTGCGGACGTCCTCGCCCTGCACGGTGCCGAGGTTGCCCTCGATGGTCGCGAGCGGCCAGCCGTCCTTGTAGTTCGTGTAATAGGGAGTGACGCCGGTCGCCTTGATCGCCTCGAGGTCGGCCAGGTACTCCTCCTCCGTCTGCGGCGGGTCGGTGACACCGGCCGCGCTCCAGACGTCGCGGTTGAAGACGTAGCCCATCGCGGAGCCGAAGGTCGAGATGCCGTAGGCGGTGCCGTCGAACGAGCCCTCGTTGGTGAAGCGGTACTTCTCGGAGAGCTCGTCCGTCGAGCCGAGCGGCTCGAAGTAGTTCGCGTAGTCGTCCTTGGTGACGTTGGAGCTCGGGATGAGCAGCACGTCGCCGTAGTCCTTCGAGTTCAGGCGGATCTTGGTGTCGCCCTCGTAGTCGGTGAGCGCCTCGAACTTCACGGTGGTGCCGGGGTACTGCTCCTCGAAGGTCGAGGCGTAGTCGGCGAACGTGGTGTCGACGAGGTCGGTGCGGTTGGTCAGCACGGTGATCTCGCCGGCGGGCTCGCCGGAGTCGTTGCTCGCGCCGGCGGAGCAGCCGGACAGGACGAGCGAGGCCGACGCGGCGACGGCGGCGAGGCCGATCAGCGTGCTGCGGCGGGCGGGCGCCGGGCGGCGGGTGGTGGGTCGGTGCACAGGAGTTCTCCTCGGTGGGCCGTCGCCGCCTTCGGCGACGGGAGGTGGTGGTGGGATCGGAGGGGTGGTGCGGGGGTGGTGCCGGCTGCGGCTCGCGGCTAGTGGCGGCCGAGCCACCACTGCCAGAGGCTCGGCAGGTACTTCTTGACCAGCGACTCCAGCCACGAGGGCACGGAGGGCGCGGGGGTCGGAGTGGGCGACGGGGTCGCGGTGGGCGGGGTGGTGGGCGTGGCGGTGGGGGTGGCCGTCGGCGTCGCGGTCGGCGTCGGCGTCGCGGTGGGCGGAGCGGTCGGAGTGGGCGTCGGCGTCGGCGTGGTCGCCTCCGCCACGACGGTCTCGACGTCGTCGAGCACCAGCGAGCCCGCGCCCGAGCCGTTCACGTACAGCGCGTACTGCGTGACCGAGGTGAGGTCGAGGTCGGCCTGCGGCGCCCAGGAGGGCGGCGCGAAGTCCTCGAACGGGATCTCGATCCGCTGCACGCCGTCGGCGTCCGGGGTGACCGTCGCCTCCCAGTACGCGCCGTTCGCGACGAACTGCACCGCGAGCGGCACGGCCCGGTCGGCGTCGACCGTCAGCGACAGACCGGAGTAGCCCCACCAGTCCTGCGCGGCGTCGAACGTCCGCACCGTGCCGGCGTAACCGGCCGTGCCGGTGTCGTAGTCGAACCGGCCCGCGCTCGTGCCGTTGGCGCTCGGCACCAGCGTCGGCGTGATCGTGCCGCCGCCGCTGTTGCGGACGTAGGCGGCCTGCAGCGCCGCATCGTCGGCGTAGCCGTCGAAGTCCTCGACCACGACCGGCTCGGTCGGCAGCGCCGCCGTGCTGAACGTGCGCGTCGCCGACGCCGTGGCGCCGAGCCCGTTCACGGCCGAGACCTGCCAGTAGTACGGCGTCTCCGGGTCGAGCTCGACCGGCGGGCGGTAGCTCGTGGCCGAGAGCCCGGTGGTCGAGACCAGCGCCTCGGAGAGGTCGCTCGAGGGGGAGAGGACGAAACGGTAGTACGCGGCGTCCGCGGCCGGCTCCCACGAGAACGTCGGGGTCGCCGTCACGTCCTCGGTCCCGTCGGCGGGCGCCCCGAGCGCGGGCGCCGCGGGCAGGCCGAACGGCGCGGCGTTCGGCGAGTACAGGCTCACCGCGCCGATCTGCGGCGTCCAGACCTCGCCCGCCCCCTGCGGCCAGGAGATGCGGAGCCGGTTCACGCCGGTCAGGTCGCGGACGGCGTAGCTGTACTCGCGCCAGTTCCCGGTGCCACCGCGCGTCTCGACGGCGAGCGGCGTCCAGGTCGTGCCGTCCGCCGATCCCTCGACCGTGAGCGGGACGACCGGCTGGTCGGGCCAGTACCAGGCGGTGATGTCAGCGCCGCTGATGTCGTCGAAGGCGTAGCTGAGGCTCGCGGGGTCGGCGCTGTCGCGCTTGACCCGCGAGGCGTCGCCGCCGAAGAGCGCCGGGTTGCCGGTGTCGAAGGAGAGACTGCCCTCGTAGCTTGCCGTCCGGGAGAAGTCGTCGAGCGGATCGAAGAGCGCCACCCGCGCCGCGGCACTGGTGATCGTCGCCCGCTGCACCGTGCCGTCGCTCCAGCCGATGCGCACCTGATCGCCCGAGAGGCCGGTCGCGCTGACGACGCTCGCGCCGTCGCGCTCGGTCGTCGTGGTGGCCGCCTCGGTCCAGGTCGCGCCGTCGGTGCTCGTCGAGACGGTGACGCCGGACGGGTCCGAGACGACGAACTCCGCCGCGCTGATCCCGTCGCGCTGCCAGCTGATGCTCGCCTCGCCGGTCGCGGTGGCGACAGCGCCGGCGGGAGTGGGCGCGAGCTCGGCGTTCTCGTGGCCGGCGGTCAGCAGCCAGCTCTGCAGCGGATCGACCAGCACGGCGCCGGCCGCGGGGGCGGCCACGACGGCGGACGCGGGACCGCGCCGGTCGCCGTCGCCCACCGGGACGACGCGGTAGCGCGCGCCGGCCGGGGAGTCGAAGTCGGTGACCGGCGAGGCCGAGGCCGAGACGGCTCCGTCCGTGACGTCGCTCCACTCGCCGCCGGTCGAGCGCTGCACGAGGTAGCCGGTGGCGCCCGCGGTGCCGCGCCAGGAGATCTCGTTGATCCCGTAGTCCTTGTCCAGCGCGGTGATCAGCGGCGCGCCGAGCTCCAGCTCGCCGGGCGTGCTGCCCGTGGCGGTGCCGTACTGCTCGATCGCGTCGACGCTCTCCCGCTCCCGCGGCGTCTCGCCCGGGTAGTGCAGGGTGAAGCCGTCGTCGTGCGGCACGAAGCCGCCGCGGTCGTTGTTCCCGAAGAGCGACCAGAAGAACATCCCCGAGACGTTCGGGTCGGCCGCGGCCGCGCCGAGGAGGTCCTCGCTTGCGGCCGTCGAGGCGTACTCGCCGGCGATGTAGACCTTGTCCGCGCCGGCGACCGTCGCGGCGTCGGCCGAGACCCGCTCGGCGGTCGGCGGGTAGTAGTGCACGTCGACGATGTCGAGGTCGGGCGCAGCGAGGGTGTCCGGATCGATGTCGAAGCGGCGGCCGGCCGCGACGAGCTGCTCGGGCGCCCGCTCCTTGATGTGGGCGACCTGCGCGTCGATCCAG
Coding sequences:
- a CDS encoding ROK family protein, with amino-acid sequence MRSQLALAVDVGGTKIESALVHADGALVPESRSRRPTGPALTPPGFAAAVAACIGESLAAASGREVIGAGIGSAGPLDLAEGRIRPKNLPLLHGFALRAVVERLLPGRPVALRLDGTCIALAEHWVGANRGADSSVSLVVSTGVGGGVVLDGRAVAGRSGNAGHIGQIHVGDADPEERSDGTLESIASGPSSVAWARRRGFAGTTGEDLARAAAAGDPVALAAVARSAAAVGTAIADVATLLDVRDFAVGGGFSGVTASYLDLVREAACERAVFDYARGLAIRPSGLGGSGPLIGAAALVHLPGLASSEPAAPLPC
- a CDS encoding carbohydrate ABC transporter permease, producing MTTTQPRAQAVTGLPVTTSPSTSRRPRRGSTLGAIGKYTSLIVACLFALVPIVTIFMLAFKTSTEYRSTGPLVPPSNWFNFENFAIAFTQGGMVTGFLNTGIILLVSVAGTILIGTMAAYAIDRFRFRGRRLVTGLFLLATLVPSVTTQVATFQVINALDLFNTRWSAILLFTGTDIVAIYIFLQFMQSIPVSLDEAAMLDGASRFTVYWRIVLPLLKPAIATVVIIKGIAVYNEFYIPFLYMPSQDLGVISTSLFRFMGPFGAQWEVIAAGTILVIVPTLIAFLFLQRFIYNGLTSGATK
- a CDS encoding ABC transporter substrate-binding protein; this encodes MHRPTTRRPAPARRSTLIGLAAVAASASLVLSGCSAGASNDSGEPAGEITVLTNRTDLVDTTFADYASTFEEQYPGTTVKFEALTDYEGDTKIRLNSKDYGDVLLIPSSNVTKDDYANYFEPLGSTDELSEKYRFTNEGSFDGTAYGISTFGSAMGYVFNRDVWSAAGVTDPPQTEEEYLADLEAIKATGVTPYYTNYKDGWPLATIEGNLGTVQGEDVRTEMIADDAPWTEGNDQYNIDGLLYDTVAAGLSEDDPTTTNWEESKDLLAQGEIGSMVLGSWAVSQMQDAAEKAGKPRDTIGFWPMPWAQDGAFTSVTASDKFLAINKNSDNKATARAWIDWFTEDSGFAASQGAISPVISDPAPDTLADFDALGVTYLELAPDPVGKEAVINDIANEAEIDLFGNSYRQKLIDAARGAGDGDKQSLFDDLNSRWAAARADVAE
- a CDS encoding glycosyl hydrolase, encoding MARRRVRTRRILLAAALGAALLAPLVAPSPDAAQAFPAKSKTAVLQYLQSITGTSIVSGQHNKEPASAPAQYTQQVKDITGQYPGLWGGDLFFTAADAANRQRVVDQAKTEWANGSLVTLAWHACPPTGPSTCAFDGGVKSSITDAQFQQIVTGGTALNTTWKQRMAEVVPYLRQLKDAGVPVLFRPFHEMNETWNWWGGRPGANGGAKIYQQMRDYFDAQGLTNLIWVWNVQDNPAGGWAGYYPGANYADVVSLDVWYKGFPSSGDYQQLQSIAGSKPIAIAEMGKVPDASLLQSQTRWSYFMIWSEQLRGSNTNAAIQSAYFHPRVLNQGELTLP
- a CDS encoding glycoside hydrolase family 2 protein gives rise to the protein MTHTSTERLSATLRPLHDGWSVRALRGPIPAELAGATVPATVPGLVHTDLLAAGLIPDPYLDQNEKKVTWIGETDWEYASVFAWSPDGHDRHELVFEGLDTVATIELNGHVVASTRNQHRTYRFAVDGLLVEGDNALVVRFASPIAEADRASLEIGYRPHTYSHPFNALRKAACNFGWDWGLDAASVGMWKPVSLHAWSEARLAAVRPVVTVDGTTGRVAVHVDLERTTEDEVELTASVDGVTASVTVPAGESSATLELAVADPALWWPRGFGEQPLSLLDVEARVGDAVVDGRTLRIGFRTVDVQLDRDEEGTSFRFVVNGEPVWIRGANWIPDDAFVTRVDRARLARRMDQAEFANMNLLRIWGGGYFESDDFYELCDERGILVWQDFLFACASYAEEEPLWSEVEAEVRDNVTRIMPHPSLALWNGNNENIWGYEEWGWEKRLQGRTWGLGYYLDLLPRLVAELDPERSYTPGSPWSGDTAIFANDVDHGSVHLWELWNRVDYPAYRDVHARFVAEFGWQGPASWSTIQRSISDSPLTPESPGMIHHQKATDGNDKLTDGLVAHLPLPDDTEDWHWAMSLNQALAVTLAIEHQRSESPRCMGSIVWQLNDCWPVTSWAAVDGDGTAKPLLYALKHVYADRLLTVQPRGEGLAVVAVNDSAREWAGEVVVRRLRFDGAVLAEERQEVSLDARSVVTFPIGVGAADDVAGELLVADFAGERAFWFFAEYRVSALEAPRLSTSVRAVDGGAEVTVTAENLVRDLTLLVDKVDPAAVVDDQLVTLLPGESVTFRVSGAGLDHAALVSPSVLRTANQLVADWG
- a CDS encoding sugar ABC transporter permease, coding for MAITDAPPLEVGASKRAGGSRRGARPSGRRQRLTGRRSTPWLFLAVPLAFLVVLTYIPVANMFWYSVTDWDGLDPDKTFVGLENYVEIFTRPEIFQVFFVSLFYLAGAVAQLGLALFFATLLSFQTRFRNFFKGVIFFPYLINGVAIGLMFLYFFRPDGTLDAVLGAFGVQDTPQWLGDPSVVNVSLAATSVWRYMGLNFVLFLGAIQSVPEEQYEAADIDGATSFDKFRYIIVPSIRRILGLSFILAIAGALSAFEMPYIMTGGANGSETFVIQTVDTAFRYSKVGLASAMAVVLLAIVLIITAVQRRVFPDEKAGQE
- a CDS encoding CIA30 family protein, translated to MKRAHPTPSAFSRRPRRSLAGVAFLALTAGSLVVLSPAAAPSAEAQSAEAQSAAAPADWTSENTAFVQRDGSALTLDGERFRASGTNIYWLGLDENVGGVDYPTYFRIKDALDTAAQLGVTVVRSHMMTSTGQNDEDPLALMPRLGEYNEEAFRTIDFAVAYAGTLGIRLVLPLTDEWAYYHGGHRDFTTPLGLESAEFYTDPAAIAAYQDYVDVILGHTNTITGTRLVDDPTIMAWELGNELEGMTLDWIDAQVAHIKERAPEQLVAAGRRFDIDPDTLAAPDLDIVDVHYYPPTAERVSADAATVAGADKVYIAGEYASTAASEDLLGAAAADPNVSGMFFWSLFGNNDRGGFVPHDDGFTLHYPGETPRERESVDAIEQYGTATGSTPGELELGAPLITALDKDYGINEISWRGTAGATGYLVQRSTGGEWSDVTDGAVSASASPVTDFDSPAGARYRVVPVGDGDRRGPASAVVAAPAAGAVLVDPLQSWLLTAGHENAELAPTPAGAVATATGEASISWQRDGISAAEFVVSDPSGVTVSTSTDGATWTEAATTTTERDGASVVSATGLSGDQVRIGWSDGTVQRATITSAAARVALFDPLDDFSRTASYEGSLSFDTGNPALFGGDASRVKRDSADPASLSYAFDDISGADITAWYWPDQPVVPLTVEGSADGTTWTPLAVETRGGTGNWREYSYAVRDLTGVNRLRISWPQGAGEVWTPQIGAVSLYSPNAAPFGLPAAPALGAPADGTEDVTATPTFSWEPAADAAYYRFVLSPSSDLSEALVSTTGLSATSYRPPVELDPETPYYWQVSAVNGLGATASATRTFSTAALPTEPVVVEDFDGYADDAALQAAYVRNSGGGTITPTLVPSANGTSAGRFDYDTGTAGYAGTVRTFDAAQDWWGYSGLSLTVDADRAVPLAVQFVANGAYWEATVTPDADGVQRIEIPFEDFAPPSWAPQADLDLTSVTQYALYVNGSGAGSLVLDDVETVVAEATTPTPTPTPTAPPTATPTPTATPTATPTATPTTPPTATPSPTPTPAPSVPSWLESLVKKYLPSLWQWWLGRH
- the arr gene encoding NAD(+)--rifampin ADP-ribosyltransferase, with amino-acid sequence MSAADESGPFFHGTKADLPVGDLLVAGRRSNYRPEIVMNHVYFTALPDGAGLAAELAPGEAEPRVYEVEPTGPFEDDPNVTDKKFPGNPTRSYRSVEALRVVREVHDWTRLSPEALRAWRTRLAELRDDPRGEILN